In Streptomyces sp. NBC_01408, one DNA window encodes the following:
- the alr gene encoding alanine racemase, with protein MNETPTRVYAEIDLDAVRENVRALRERAPRAALMAVVKANAYGHGAVACAKAAQEAGAAWLGTATPEEALALRAAGVEGRIMCWLWTPGGPWREAVEADLDVSVSGLWALDEVRAAARAAGRTARIQLKADTGLGRNGCQPADWADLVGAAVAAQAEGTVQVTGVWSHFACADEPGHPSIQLQLAAFRDMLAYAEKEGVDPEVRHIANSPATLTLPESHFDLVRCGLAVYGVSPAPELGTPAQLGLRPAMTLKASLALVKNVPAGHGVSYGHHYVTETGTNLALIPAGYADGIPRHASGRGPVLVGGKIRHVAGRVAMDQFVVDLGEDLARVGDEAVIFGDARRGEPTAEDWAEASGTIGYEIVTRIGGRVPRVYLGR; from the coding sequence ATGAACGAGACACCGACGCGCGTGTACGCCGAGATCGATCTTGACGCCGTGCGGGAGAACGTGCGCGCACTGCGCGAGCGGGCGCCCCGGGCCGCACTGATGGCCGTGGTCAAGGCGAACGCCTACGGGCACGGGGCCGTGGCCTGCGCCAAGGCCGCCCAGGAGGCCGGGGCCGCATGGCTCGGGACCGCCACGCCCGAGGAGGCGCTCGCGCTGCGCGCCGCCGGGGTCGAGGGCCGGATCATGTGCTGGCTGTGGACCCCCGGCGGGCCCTGGCGGGAAGCCGTCGAGGCCGATCTGGACGTCTCCGTCAGCGGGCTGTGGGCCCTGGACGAGGTACGGGCCGCCGCCCGCGCCGCAGGCCGCACCGCGCGCATCCAGCTCAAGGCCGACACCGGGCTCGGCCGCAACGGCTGTCAGCCCGCCGACTGGGCGGACCTCGTCGGGGCGGCCGTCGCCGCCCAGGCCGAGGGCACCGTCCAGGTCACCGGCGTCTGGTCGCACTTCGCCTGTGCCGACGAGCCCGGGCACCCGTCGATCCAGCTCCAGCTCGCCGCCTTCCGCGACATGCTCGCGTACGCCGAGAAGGAGGGCGTCGACCCCGAGGTCCGGCACATCGCCAACTCGCCCGCGACGCTCACCCTCCCCGAGTCCCACTTCGACCTGGTCCGCTGCGGACTGGCGGTCTACGGGGTCTCGCCCGCGCCCGAGCTCGGCACCCCGGCCCAGCTGGGCCTGCGCCCCGCGATGACCCTGAAGGCCTCCCTCGCGCTGGTCAAGAACGTCCCCGCCGGGCACGGCGTGAGCTACGGACACCACTACGTCACCGAGACCGGGACGAACCTCGCGCTCATCCCCGCCGGGTACGCCGACGGCATCCCCCGGCACGCGTCGGGCCGCGGGCCCGTCCTCGTCGGCGGCAAGATCCGCCACGTCGCGGGACGGGTCGCCATGGACCAGTTCGTGGTCGACTTGGGCGAGGACCTCGCCCGGGTCGGCGACGAAGCCGTGATCTTCGGGGACGCCCGGCGCGGCGAACCCACCGCCGAGGACTGGGCCGAGGCGTCGGGCACGATCGGGTATGAGATCGTCACCCGTATCGGAGGGCGCGTGCCCCGGGTGTACCTGGGCCGCTGA
- a CDS encoding alpha/beta fold hydrolase, whose amino-acid sequence MSENWRKAGWAGAAIGVLAAGAAAGVAVERITVGRGMRREARLALDAAGDYGSLRGTEGTCRAEDATEIYYEVDELPGDGVAKRRLRRKSAPPATVVFCHGYCLGQDSWHFQRAALRGVVRSVYWDQRSHGRSARGIAQADGEPVTIEHLGRDLKAVIDAAAPEGPLILVGHSMGGMTIMGLAEQFPDLVRERVVGVALVGTSSGSLGEVTYGLPSVGVGAVRRLLPGVLKALGSQVELVEKGRRATADLFAGMIKMYSFGSRDVDPAIARFAERLIEATPIDVVAEFYPAFQAHDKTAALQRFADIPVTVIAGARDMITPLAHSEAIKEALPGAELAVLETAGHLMMLEQPETVTGLLTDLLARTGVVPAATNVGGHGRSTAGSTAQPGTGA is encoded by the coding sequence GTGAGCGAGAACTGGCGCAAGGCCGGCTGGGCCGGCGCCGCCATCGGCGTGCTGGCGGCGGGCGCCGCGGCCGGTGTCGCGGTCGAGCGGATCACCGTGGGGCGCGGCATGCGCAGGGAGGCGCGCCTGGCGCTCGACGCCGCAGGGGACTACGGCTCCCTGCGCGGCACCGAGGGGACCTGCCGGGCCGAGGACGCCACCGAGATCTACTACGAGGTCGACGAGCTGCCCGGCGACGGCGTGGCCAAGCGCCGCCTGAGGCGCAAGTCCGCGCCCCCGGCCACCGTCGTCTTCTGCCACGGCTACTGCCTCGGCCAGGACTCCTGGCACTTCCAGCGCGCCGCCCTGCGCGGAGTGGTCCGTTCCGTGTACTGGGACCAGCGCAGCCACGGCCGCAGCGCGCGCGGCATCGCCCAGGCGGACGGTGAACCGGTCACCATCGAACACCTCGGCCGCGACCTGAAGGCCGTCATCGACGCCGCCGCCCCCGAGGGCCCCCTGATCCTGGTGGGTCACTCGATGGGCGGTATGACCATCATGGGACTGGCCGAGCAGTTCCCCGACCTCGTGCGCGAGCGCGTCGTCGGCGTGGCCCTGGTCGGCACGTCCAGCGGCAGCCTCGGCGAGGTGACGTACGGGCTCCCGTCCGTCGGCGTGGGCGCCGTACGCAGGCTCCTGCCGGGCGTGCTCAAGGCCCTCGGCTCGCAGGTCGAACTCGTCGAGAAGGGGCGCAGGGCCACCGCCGACCTCTTCGCCGGCATGATCAAGATGTACTCGTTCGGCTCCCGGGACGTGGACCCGGCCATCGCCCGCTTCGCGGAACGGCTCATCGAGGCCACCCCGATCGACGTGGTCGCCGAGTTCTACCCGGCCTTCCAGGCCCACGACAAGACCGCCGCGCTCCAGCGGTTCGCGGACATCCCCGTCACCGTCATCGCCGGGGCCCGGGACATGATCACCCCGCTCGCGCACAGCGAGGCCATCAAGGAGGCGCTGCCGGGCGCCGAACTGGCCGTCCTGGAGACCGCCGGGCACCTGATGATGCTGGAGCAGCCCGAGACCGTGACCGGGCTGCTGACCGATCTGCTGGCGCGCACGGGGGTGGTGCCCGCAGCGACTAACGTTGGCGGACATGGAAGAAGTACCGCTGGAAGCACAGCGCAGCCCGGCACCGGCGCCTGA